The following are encoded in a window of Flavobacterium psychrotrophum genomic DNA:
- a CDS encoding cytochrome b/b6 domain-containing protein yields MKDKRFNLASRLIHWAIAFTFLYLLLTVLLRMGWMNKNNMGSIMQNGLAEKGVTIDDDTAGTVAKQVRRPMWGTHTIAGYVLVGLYIIRMIIFAVQGITFGSPFKKDSTTYQRFRSWVYLLFYVFVAVSLITGLLIEFGPDSIHEPSEEIHKLSLYYMVSFIALHLAGVVIADGGKERGIISKMVSGEEPA; encoded by the coding sequence ATGAAAGATAAACGATTTAACCTTGCTTCAAGGCTGATACACTGGGCTATTGCCTTTACTTTTTTATACCTGTTACTTACCGTGCTGCTTCGGATGGGCTGGATGAACAAGAACAATATGGGAAGCATTATGCAAAATGGCCTTGCCGAAAAAGGTGTTACCATAGATGATGATACAGCGGGTACTGTTGCTAAGCAGGTGCGCCGCCCTATGTGGGGTACACATACCATTGCAGGCTATGTGCTTGTAGGTTTATACATTATACGCATGATTATTTTTGCGGTGCAGGGCATTACATTTGGCAGTCCATTTAAAAAAGACAGTACAACTTACCAACGTTTTCGGTCGTGGGTATATTTACTTTTTTATGTATTTGTGGCAGTTTCATTGATTACAGGATTGTTGATAGAGTTTGGCCCCGATAGCATACACGAGCCAAGTGAAGAGATTCACAAACTATCGCTTTACTATATGGTTAGTTTTATTGCACTGCACCTGGCAGGCGTTGTTATTGCCGATGGTGGTAAAGAGCGCGGCATCATTTCTAAAATGGTAAGTGGGGAGGAGCCTGCTTAA
- a CDS encoding cation diffusion facilitator family transporter yields the protein MEKKVIAPTPEAGLKTTLIGIVISTILAVIKALGGIFGNSYALIADAIESTTDIVTSGMLYIGLKWSVRPADSKHPYGHGKAEALIALGIALALCVAAVIISVESVHNIQTPHKAPKPFTLIILAVVIITKELLYRFVIKTGEELDSGAVKADAFHHRSDAISSGAAFIGITIGIIGGPGYEVADDWAALMAAVVIVINAWLIARPALGELLDEELQPELNIRVREIAAEVAGVVMVEKCHIRKMGLQSHADMHVWVNKDLTVEQGHNIAHAVQDHIQSILPQFAQIHIHIEPDGRSDI from the coding sequence ATGGAAAAAAAAGTTATTGCCCCAACGCCCGAGGCCGGACTTAAAACCACCCTTATTGGCATCGTGATCAGTACTATACTGGCGGTAATTAAAGCGCTTGGAGGTATATTTGGAAACTCATACGCGCTTATTGCCGATGCCATAGAAAGCACCACCGATATTGTAACCAGCGGTATGCTGTACATAGGCCTTAAATGGAGCGTGCGCCCGGCAGACAGCAAGCACCCTTATGGGCATGGTAAAGCCGAAGCGCTTATAGCCCTTGGTATCGCTCTTGCACTTTGTGTGGCGGCTGTAATTATTTCGGTAGAAAGCGTACACAACATACAAACCCCACACAAAGCGCCTAAGCCTTTTACCCTTATTATACTCGCCGTCGTAATTATTACCAAAGAGCTACTGTACAGATTTGTAATAAAAACCGGTGAAGAACTGGATAGTGGAGCCGTTAAGGCTGATGCATTTCATCATCGTAGCGATGCTATAAGTAGTGGTGCTGCCTTTATAGGCATTACCATTGGTATCATTGGCGGGCCGGGTTATGAGGTAGCAGATGACTGGGCTGCACTTATGGCTGCTGTTGTAATAGTTATTAATGCCTGGCTTATAGCGCGCCCCGCACTTGGCGAGTTACTGGATGAAGAATTACAGCCTGAACTTAACATTCGTGTAAGGGAAATTGCAGCAGAAGTTGCCGGTGTTGTAATGGTCGAAAAATGCCATATCCGTAAGATGGGGTTGCAAAGCCATGCCGATATGCACGTTTGGGTTAATAAAGACCTCACAGTAGAGCAGGGGCATAACATAGCCCACGCCGTTCAGGATCATATACAAAGCATACTGCCACAGTTTGCACAAATCCACATACATATAGAGCCGGATGGTCGCTCTGATATTTAA
- a CDS encoding nucleoside phosphorylase codes for MSNIQESELILNPDGSVYHLNLKPENIAHDIIFVGDQDRVAKITSYFDSIEFSTQKREFKTQTGTYKGKRITVMSTGIGPDNIDIVMNELDALVNIDLQTRLPKENLTSLNIIRVGTSGSLHTDIPVDSIVMSEFALGLDNMLRSYEVSKVTDSALEDAFINHTSWDIRKGRPYAVRGSKVLQELLYTPDIHKGITATAGGFYGPQGRVLRLGIQDSSLNSKMDSFNFNSNRVTNLEMETAAIYGLSALLGHNALSMNAIIANRASGTFSADPYAAVNNLISYTLDKIAQ; via the coding sequence ATGAGTAACATACAGGAATCTGAACTTATCCTTAATCCGGATGGCAGCGTTTACCACCTGAACCTGAAACCGGAAAATATAGCGCATGACATTATTTTTGTGGGCGACCAGGATCGTGTGGCAAAAATAACATCGTATTTTGACAGTATAGAGTTTTCGACACAAAAGCGCGAATTTAAAACCCAGACAGGTACCTATAAAGGCAAACGCATTACGGTAATGTCTACCGGTATTGGGCCGGATAATATTGATATTGTAATGAACGAGCTTGATGCGCTTGTTAATATCGACCTGCAAACACGCCTCCCGAAAGAAAATCTTACATCGCTAAATATCATTCGTGTGGGTACATCGGGTTCATTGCATACAGATATTCCTGTAGACAGTATCGTAATGTCTGAATTTGCGCTGGGGCTCGATAATATGCTGCGCTCTTATGAAGTAAGCAAGGTTACAGACAGCGCTTTGGAAGATGCCTTTATAAACCACACATCGTGGGATATTCGCAAAGGCCGTCCGTATGCTGTACGTGGCAGTAAAGTATTACAGGAACTGCTTTACACTCCGGATATCCATAAAGGTATTACTGCTACAGCGGGTGGATTTTACGGGCCACAGGGGCGTGTATTGCGACTTGGTATACAAGACAGCAGCCTGAACAGCAAAATGGATAGCTTTAACTTTAACAGCAACCGCGTTACCAACCTTGAGATGGAAACGGCCGCTATTTACGGGCTGTCTGCACTATTAGGTCACAATGCGCTTTCTATGAATGCCATTATTGCTAACAGGGCTTCGGGTACGTTTAGTGCAGATCCTTACGCTGCTGTAAATAATCTTATTAGTTATACGCTTGATAAAATAGCGCAATAG
- a CDS encoding MBL fold metallo-hydrolase, whose translation MKIIPLNEGVFHVSNDKEFYQEGEALPNDGKGFLTMAICPFLIELPNDLILIDTGLGFLKNGTPVIRQCIENAGYKVENITKVLLSHLHKDHTDGLGYFENGVFIQNFPQAAIYVQERELDNALTQSASHSYNQEVLQQLGYLDNIKFMNDDKGHIGDFITYEVTSGHSPFHQVFWIEHDGEIAFFGGDNLPQLAYLKYHIAYKTDFDGKKAMELRQKWEKQALENNWSLLFYHDVKRQVVKLNK comes from the coding sequence ATGAAAATTATTCCGCTAAATGAAGGCGTTTTCCATGTAAGTAACGATAAGGAGTTTTACCAGGAAGGTGAGGCGCTACCTAACGATGGAAAAGGTTTCCTTACAATGGCTATTTGTCCGTTTCTTATTGAACTACCAAATGACCTGATACTAATAGATACCGGTTTAGGATTTCTAAAAAATGGAACGCCTGTTATTAGGCAATGTATTGAAAATGCCGGATATAAAGTAGAAAATATAACAAAGGTGCTGCTCAGTCACCTGCATAAAGATCATACTGATGGCCTGGGGTATTTTGAAAACGGTGTTTTCATACAAAATTTTCCACAGGCAGCTATCTATGTTCAGGAACGTGAACTTGATAATGCGCTTACACAATCTGCAAGCCATTCTTATAATCAGGAAGTATTACAGCAGTTAGGATATCTGGATAATATTAAATTCATGAATGACGACAAGGGGCACATTGGCGATTTCATAACGTATGAGGTTACGAGCGGGCATTCACCGTTTCATCAGGTATTCTGGATTGAACATGATGGTGAAATTGCTTTCTTTGGGGGAGACAACCTGCCTCAACTGGCCTACCTGAAATACCACATAGCCTATAAAACTGATTTTGATGGTAAAAAAGCAATGGAATTACGCCAAAAATGGGAAAAGCAAGCTTTAGAAAACAACTGGTCGCTGCTCTTTTACCACGATGTTAAAAGACAGGTAGTAAAACTAAACAAATAG
- a CDS encoding isopenicillin N synthase family dioxygenase: MQNIPSVDLRDFLSGEPERKQKFVNEIGKAYEDIGFVALKGHFLNDTLVDSLYGEVRNFFNLPLEVKEQYEIPGIGGQRGYVSFGKEHAKGRKEGDLKEFWHFGQYLNEGSARAGEYPENVTVNELANFNAVGKEAYQMLEKTGIYVLRALALYLGLDELYFDKYALEGNSILRPIHYPPITSEPDNAVRAAAHGDINLITLLMGAQGRGLQVQNHDGQWIDAIAEPDELVINVGDMLSRHTNNRLKSTIHQVVNPPRELWGTSRYSIPFFMHPVSEMKLDCLENCIDAEHPKLYEDITAGEFLYERLVELGLIKK; this comes from the coding sequence ATGCAAAACATTCCCAGTGTGGATCTGCGTGATTTCCTTTCGGGTGAACCGGAACGCAAGCAAAAATTTGTAAATGAAATCGGAAAGGCCTATGAAGATATAGGTTTTGTGGCATTAAAAGGGCATTTTCTAAACGATACGCTGGTAGACAGCCTGTATGGTGAAGTGCGTAACTTTTTTAACCTGCCGCTTGAGGTTAAGGAACAATATGAAATTCCGGGTATTGGTGGCCAGCGCGGCTATGTTTCCTTTGGTAAAGAACACGCCAAAGGCCGGAAAGAAGGCGACCTTAAAGAGTTTTGGCATTTTGGCCAATACCTTAACGAAGGCTCTGCCAGGGCAGGTGAATATCCTGAAAATGTAACTGTTAATGAGCTTGCTAATTTCAATGCTGTAGGTAAAGAAGCCTACCAGATGCTCGAAAAAACGGGTATCTATGTGCTGCGTGCATTAGCGTTGTACCTAGGGTTGGATGAATTGTATTTTGACAAATATGCACTTGAAGGCAATAGCATACTGCGCCCTATCCACTACCCTCCTATTACCTCTGAACCTGATAATGCTGTACGCGCAGCAGCGCATGGCGACATCAACCTTATAACCCTGCTTATGGGCGCGCAGGGGCGCGGCCTGCAGGTACAAAACCATGATGGACAATGGATAGACGCCATAGCTGAACCTGACGAACTTGTTATAAATGTAGGCGATATGCTAAGCCGCCATACTAATAACAGGCTAAAATCGACAATACACCAGGTGGTTAACCCACCACGTGAGTTATGGGGCACATCAAGATATTCTATTCCGTTCTTTATGCACCCGGTTAGTGAAATGAAACTGGATTGTCTTGAGAACTGTATTGATGCAGAACATCCTAAGTTATATGAAGACATTACCGCAGGGGAGTTTTTGTATGAAAGACTTGTGGAGCTTGGATTGATTAAGAAGTAA
- a CDS encoding GxxExxY protein, which produces MLHEELTGQILKAFYDVYNELGYGFLERVYQNALFHELKLRGLSVEAQRKITVYYKEIPVGDYFADIIVNDLVILELKACDYLTEEFEHQIVNYLRSTQCEVGLLLNFGKKPEFMRKVFQNINK; this is translated from the coding sequence ATGTTACACGAAGAATTGACAGGTCAGATTTTAAAAGCTTTTTATGATGTTTATAATGAGCTCGGCTATGGCTTTTTAGAAAGAGTATATCAAAACGCACTATTCCACGAATTAAAATTAAGAGGGTTAAGTGTGGAAGCGCAGCGAAAAATTACTGTATATTACAAAGAAATACCTGTTGGAGATTATTTTGCTGATATTATTGTAAATGACCTAGTGATTCTAGAGCTTAAAGCTTGTGATTACCTGACAGAAGAATTTGAGCATCAAATAGTAAATTACTTAAGAAGTACACAATGTGAAGTTGGACTACTTTTGAATTTTGGCAAAAAGCCGGAATTTATGCGAAAAGTATTTCAGAATATTAATAAATAA
- a CDS encoding L-serine ammonia-lyase, giving the protein MTECISVFDMLKIGVGPSSSHTLGPWRGAERFLNELREEGIFDAVTRVRIDLYGSLSLTGKGHATDLAVMLGLSGADPEYVPIDSIDGIIESITHNQKLTLGNEREIDFSFFTDIIFNRDFLPFHANGFMFTAYHNKGEYTSTFYSIGGGFVVKEERIVAKQKQEIRRAFPYPIDKADELLAYTKTLGKSISEVVYENEKSIRTEAEIDHELMRVWNTMLECMYTGCHTSGILPGGLNVRRRAYDMHNKMIGELPYSSPQEWLQVIRQTEVKFRQILKWVSCFALAVNEVNAALGRVVTAPTNGSAGVIPAVLMYYMVIENHQADERHIKQFLLVAGEIGSIFKKGATISAAMGGCQAEIGVSSAMAAAALCELMGGTPEQCLMAAEIAMEHHLGMTCDPIGGLVQVPCIERNTMGAIKAINAAELALETDPANAKVPLDKVVNTMWQTAQDMNNKYKETSEGGLAVTVNNVDC; this is encoded by the coding sequence ATGACTGAATGTATTTCTGTTTTTGACATGCTTAAGATAGGCGTTGGCCCATCGAGCTCACATACTTTAGGTCCGTGGCGCGGTGCCGAACGCTTTCTTAACGAACTTCGCGAAGAAGGAATTTTTGATGCCGTTACCCGCGTGCGCATAGACCTTTATGGTTCACTATCCCTTACCGGTAAAGGCCATGCTACAGACCTTGCTGTAATGCTTGGCCTTAGCGGAGCTGACCCGGAGTATGTGCCTATTGATAGTATTGATGGTATCATAGAAAGCATTACTCATAATCAAAAACTTACTTTAGGTAACGAACGGGAAATTGATTTCTCCTTTTTCACCGATATTATTTTTAATCGCGATTTCCTGCCTTTTCACGCCAACGGGTTTATGTTTACAGCATACCATAATAAAGGTGAATATACTTCAACTTTTTATTCTATAGGTGGTGGCTTTGTAGTTAAGGAAGAGCGCATTGTAGCAAAACAAAAACAGGAAATACGCCGTGCGTTCCCTTACCCAATTGATAAGGCTGATGAACTTTTAGCCTATACTAAAACGCTGGGAAAAAGTATCTCTGAAGTAGTATATGAGAATGAAAAATCGATACGTACTGAGGCAGAAATAGACCACGAGCTGATGCGTGTATGGAACACCATGCTGGAGTGTATGTACACCGGCTGCCACACATCGGGCATATTGCCGGGTGGGCTTAATGTGCGCCGCCGTGCTTATGATATGCACAATAAAATGATAGGCGAACTCCCCTATTCGTCTCCGCAGGAATGGCTTCAGGTTATAAGACAAACTGAGGTGAAATTCCGTCAGATACTTAAATGGGTAAGTTGTTTTGCCCTTGCCGTTAATGAGGTTAATGCGGCCCTTGGACGCGTGGTTACCGCGCCTACTAATGGTAGTGCGGGTGTTATTCCTGCCGTGTTAATGTATTATATGGTTATAGAAAACCACCAGGCAGACGAACGCCACATAAAACAATTCCTTTTAGTTGCAGGCGAAATAGGCAGTATCTTTAAAAAAGGAGCTACCATTAGTGCGGCTATGGGTGGATGCCAGGCCGAAATAGGCGTTTCGAGCGCCATGGCAGCAGCTGCATTATGCGAACTTATGGGCGGCACTCCAGAACAATGCCTTATGGCAGCAGAAATTGCTATGGAACACCACCTTGGCATGACGTGCGACCCTATAGGCGGGTTGGTACAGGTGCCATGTATAGAACGCAATACTATGGGCGCAATAAAAGCTATTAACGCGGCAGAACTTGCCCTTGAAACAGACCCTGCAAACGCAAAAGTTCCTCTTGACAAGGTTGTGAATACCATGTGGCAAACCGCCCAGGATATGAATAACAAGTATAAAGAAACCAGCGAAGGCGGCCTTGCCGTAACGGTTAACAATGTAGACTGCTAA
- a CDS encoding beta-glucosidase — MRNRLLIAAVLLYLPVFSQTYKDKKATVEDRVNTLLKEMTLEEKIDYIGGYNDFYIRPIERLGLPQIKMTDGPVGTRNYGNTTAYPASILSAATWDTALAKRLGEALGNDARERGVHILLAPGVNIYRAPMNGRNFEYMGEDPYLAGEMAVAYINGVQSKGVVATIKHFAANNQEWDRNNVSSDMDERTLREIYLPAFKAAVTKGHVAAVMDSYNLINGEHATQNNHLNNDILKNEWKFDGIVMSDWVATYDGVAAAKGGLDLEMPNGAFMNRKNLMPALQNETITEELINDKIRRILRVIFRFGFYDTPYEAVSPLKANTQSEAVALDLARGGVVLLKNDNILPLQNKVKTIAVIGPNADLNPAGGGSSFTEPFHYTSLLKGIKAAAPGAKVVYVPNSIPQMENYADNSPLYLDKGSKTKGVKASYFNNMDLEGDAVTQQTEKSINHTWGGETGIKGIGADNFSARYTGVVRVEKAGTYKFSVKGDDGFRLFVDGEKVIEMWGDHAAVVQSKDITLKAGKDYSFKLEYYEHGGGAQISFAVYQDNVDFSEAVKAAKAADVAIVSVGYNGSSESEGSDRTFKLPEYHDQLISAVAKANANTVVVLNSGGNVDMQPWLGNIKGLLHAWYPGQEGGTAIGEILTGKVNPSGKLPASFEKKWEDNPTFNNYYDADGDKHVLYKEGLDIGYRYYDHSDVKPQFPFGFGLSYTTFDYTDMAITSNGKTDVNLTFSIENSGDYDGAEVAQVYVRQVNSPVARPVKELKAFTKVMLKKDESKTVTVQLDKDAFSYWKDDKKAFGYDAGTFEILVGSSSADIKLKGTVTVK, encoded by the coding sequence ATGCGAAATCGATTACTTATTGCCGCGGTATTGCTGTACCTGCCGGTATTCTCCCAAACTTATAAAGATAAAAAGGCTACTGTTGAAGACCGTGTTAATACACTTCTTAAGGAAATGACCCTTGAGGAAAAGATTGACTACATAGGCGGTTACAATGATTTTTACATCCGCCCGATAGAACGCCTTGGCCTGCCACAGATTAAGATGACCGATGGCCCTGTGGGTACCCGTAACTATGGTAATACTACAGCCTACCCTGCCAGCATACTAAGTGCTGCAACCTGGGATACCGCGCTTGCAAAACGTCTTGGCGAAGCCCTGGGTAACGATGCCCGCGAGCGTGGTGTACATATACTATTAGCCCCGGGTGTAAATATTTACCGTGCGCCCATGAACGGGCGTAACTTTGAGTACATGGGCGAAGACCCTTACCTGGCTGGAGAAATGGCAGTGGCTTACATAAATGGTGTGCAGAGCAAAGGCGTAGTAGCCACGATAAAACACTTTGCAGCCAACAACCAGGAATGGGACCGTAACAATGTAAGCAGCGATATGGACGAGCGCACCCTGCGCGAAATATACCTGCCCGCGTTTAAAGCTGCGGTAACAAAAGGCCATGTAGCTGCAGTTATGGACAGTTATAACCTTATTAATGGTGAGCATGCTACACAAAACAATCATCTTAATAACGATATACTTAAAAACGAATGGAAGTTTGACGGTATCGTGATGAGCGATTGGGTAGCTACCTATGATGGTGTGGCTGCGGCTAAAGGTGGCCTGGACCTGGAAATGCCAAACGGTGCTTTTATGAACCGTAAAAACCTGATGCCGGCATTACAAAACGAAACCATTACCGAAGAATTGATTAATGATAAGATACGCAGGATATTGAGGGTTATCTTCCGCTTCGGATTTTATGACACACCTTATGAGGCTGTGAGCCCGCTGAAGGCAAATACCCAGAGCGAGGCTGTAGCGTTAGATCTTGCCCGTGGCGGTGTCGTGCTTCTTAAAAACGACAATATACTGCCGCTGCAAAACAAGGTGAAAACCATAGCTGTTATAGGCCCTAACGCCGACCTAAACCCTGCCGGTGGCGGTAGTTCGTTTACAGAACCATTCCACTACACCAGTTTGCTAAAAGGTATAAAAGCAGCTGCTCCGGGTGCTAAAGTGGTTTATGTACCCAACAGCATACCACAAATGGAAAACTATGCCGATAACTCTCCCCTGTACCTTGATAAAGGCTCTAAGACCAAAGGTGTAAAAGCATCTTATTTTAATAATATGGATCTTGAAGGCGATGCCGTAACCCAGCAAACCGAGAAAAGCATTAACCATACCTGGGGAGGAGAAACAGGTATTAAAGGTATTGGTGCCGATAATTTTTCGGCACGCTACACCGGTGTGGTACGTGTAGAAAAGGCAGGCACATATAAATTTAGCGTTAAAGGCGATGATGGTTTCCGACTGTTCGTAGACGGCGAAAAGGTAATCGAAATGTGGGGCGACCATGCAGCTGTAGTGCAGAGCAAAGACATTACACTTAAAGCAGGCAAAGATTACAGTTTTAAGCTGGAATATTATGAGCATGGCGGTGGTGCGCAAATTTCATTTGCCGTATACCAGGACAATGTAGACTTTAGCGAGGCGGTTAAAGCCGCTAAGGCTGCAGATGTAGCTATCGTTTCCGTAGGTTATAACGGTTCATCTGAAAGTGAAGGCTCTGACCGTACTTTTAAACTGCCGGAATACCATGACCAGCTGATAAGCGCCGTTGCTAAAGCAAATGCCAATACCGTAGTAGTGCTAAATTCTGGCGGAAATGTAGATATGCAGCCGTGGTTGGGTAATATAAAAGGTTTGCTTCACGCCTGGTATCCGGGTCAGGAAGGTGGTACCGCCATAGGTGAAATACTTACCGGAAAAGTAAACCCAAGCGGTAAGTTACCCGCAAGTTTTGAAAAGAAATGGGAAGACAACCCTACCTTTAACAACTATTATGATGCCGATGGCGACAAACATGTATTGTATAAAGAAGGTCTTGACATAGGTTACCGTTATTATGACCATAGTGATGTAAAACCACAATTCCCGTTCGGTTTTGGTTTATCATATACTACGTTTGACTATACCGATATGGCGATAACTTCTAATGGCAAAACAGATGTCAATCTTACTTTCAGCATTGAGAATTCAGGAGATTATGATGGCGCAGAAGTTGCACAGGTTTACGTAAGACAGGTTAACAGCCCGGTTGCACGCCCTGTAAAAGAATTGAAAGCCTTTACTAAAGTAATGCTTAAAAAAGACGAAAGTAAAACCGTTACTGTTCAGTTAGATAAAGATGCTTTTTCGTACTGGAAAGATGATAAAAAAGCCTTTGGTTACGATGCCGGAACATTTGAAATCCTGGTAGGTTCATCATCTGCAGATATAAAACTTAAGGGCACCGTTACTGTAAAATAA
- a CDS encoding TlpA family protein disulfide reductase produces the protein MKYFVILISMLCLAACKKEKITGTKISINYTAESKVDSVVITDDLFTQWHSYPDDGQINAVFTFDKPNLYVIAFFKGGKHYSQKLWLNNGTPKVDLHFINEELVIDTVQNAPLYYEYFTFLQDLNKFEDNNTLRNAYLLKKFEEHKNSVFSNLVVMNYHSYNRNNPKLLKSILQKLEQQPDDIKFGAEGMYIALQKELKPLNNLTLSLYEFTNRKNVIEQIPLKENKLYLVDFWFVKCVPCARDHKLISKRLNDLKKHNIEVIGIATDNNFTAWDNYLSKHSYNWMNYRQNGNNTPTETLGIWEFPTYFMMDKNGNIVSERYHAIEDVFKDYIN, from the coding sequence ATGAAATATTTTGTGATACTAATATCGATGCTTTGTTTAGCTGCATGTAAGAAAGAGAAAATTACAGGCACCAAAATTAGTATTAATTATACCGCAGAGAGTAAAGTTGACAGCGTTGTTATTACTGATGACCTCTTTACACAGTGGCATTCATATCCTGATGACGGCCAAATTAATGCTGTCTTTACTTTTGATAAACCTAATCTCTACGTTATTGCGTTTTTTAAAGGAGGTAAACATTACAGCCAAAAACTATGGCTAAACAATGGTACGCCCAAAGTAGATTTACATTTTATAAATGAAGAACTTGTTATTGATACTGTGCAAAATGCGCCTTTGTATTATGAATATTTTACATTTCTTCAGGATCTTAATAAATTTGAAGATAATAATACACTACGTAATGCTTATTTACTTAAAAAATTTGAAGAACATAAAAACAGTGTATTTTCTAATCTTGTTGTTATGAATTATCATAGCTATAACCGTAACAATCCGAAGTTGCTAAAGAGTATATTACAAAAATTAGAGCAACAGCCTGATGATATTAAATTTGGCGCAGAGGGGATGTATATCGCTCTACAAAAAGAACTTAAGCCTTTAAATAATCTTACACTTTCACTGTATGAATTTACAAACCGAAAAAATGTTATTGAACAGATACCCTTAAAAGAAAATAAATTATATCTGGTTGATTTTTGGTTTGTAAAATGTGTACCATGTGCGCGCGACCATAAACTTATTAGTAAACGACTTAACGATTTAAAGAAGCACAACATTGAAGTTATAGGGATTGCCACCGATAACAATTTTACCGCCTGGGACAACTATCTTTCAAAACATAGTTATAATTGGATGAATTACAGGCAAAATGGAAACAATACCCCTACTGAGACATTAGGTATTTGGGAGTTCCCTACTTATTTTATGATGGATAAAAATGGTAATATAGTATCAGAAAGGTATCACGCTATAGAAGATGTATTTAAAGATTATATAAATTAG
- a CDS encoding translation initiation factor encodes MGKKLNSLESLGGFVFSTNKDFELNNNDEQQETPAPNQQKLEAHLDKKNRGGKVATVIKGFEGTEDDLKALAKQLKTLCGVGGSAKDNEIIIQGNFRDKIMDFLAKEGYKVKRVGG; translated from the coding sequence ATGGGAAAGAAATTAAATAGTTTAGAAAGTCTTGGCGGGTTTGTATTTTCAACCAATAAGGACTTTGAGTTAAACAATAACGACGAGCAGCAGGAAACCCCTGCCCCTAACCAGCAAAAACTGGAAGCCCATCTCGACAAGAAAAACCGTGGCGGCAAAGTAGCTACTGTTATAAAAGGTTTTGAAGGGACTGAGGATGACCTTAAAGCGCTTGCCAAGCAGCTAAAAACGCTATGCGGTGTAGGTGGATCGGCGAAAGATAATGAGATCATCATTCAGGGAAATTTCAGGGATAAAATAATGGATTTCCTTGCTAAAGAAGGTTATAAAGTAAAACGCGTGGGCGGTTAA